CGTCGGCGGGGGTGCGCTGGTCCTGCCGTGCCTGGTAGTCGGCCAGGCGGCTGGAGAGCTTCCCGGGCGACAGCTCAGCCTGCGGGTGATGGCCCTCGCGGCGGGCGACCCACCAAGGCTTGTGGTCACCCGAGGGGTCCCGGGTGGCGCCGACCTCGAACCGCCACTCAGGGAACTCCGACTCCAGCCAGGCGATCGTGGCGGCGTGCTCGTCCGCGACCGTGGTCGACGCCTCGGTCGTCTGCGTGTTCTGCCTGTGGTCGGTCACAACACCGCCTTCCGTCCGTCTCGTCATCTGTCTCATCTCTATCTCATCATCGGCATGTCACATGAGGTCCTGTACCCGTGCTAACGCGGCGCCGGACGTGAACGTTCCGGATCTCGCGGAACGGCGGCGCAGCGGCACCAACGGGGTTACCCTCCGCCGATCTCGGGGCCCGAGCCTGGCCAGTCGGCCATCGCAGGCTCCACGCCGCGTCAGCCGCGGCCCGACAGAGGGGTCTTCCGTGGCAGCAGCTCACCCGCACGGTCCGCGCCGCGCACGCACCGCACGCCTGCGCCGGCTCGGACTCGTCCTGCTCGTGCCCTCCGCGGCGCTCCTGGTGTCGGCCTGCAGCACCCTGCTGGGGCGTGGCTCGGGTCCGCAGGTCCGCGAGGTCCTGGTCGACTACGACCACGACGAGTTCGCCACGTCGCTGCTCGGCTACTTCCCGCGGTCGGTGACGGTCCGCCCCGGCGACACGGTCCGGTTCAAGCAGCACTGGACCGGCGAGCCCCACAGCGTGACGATGGGCCGACTCGTCGACGACGTCCTGACCAAGATCGTGCCCGAGTTCGAGCGGTACGAGGGCACACCGATGTCCGACATCCCACCCGAGGTGATCGAGCAGGTCGATCAAGCCATGGCGGACCTGCCCCCGTGGATGCTCGACGACGACATCGAGGCCGGGGTCAACCAGAACGCCGCCCAGCCGTGTTACCTGGCAGACGGCGGACCGCCGGAGGACCCCGCCACCCCGTGCGCCGACGACGACCAGATCCAGCCGGCGTTCACCGGCCGCCACAGCTTCTACAACTCCGGCTTCATCCCCTACGAGGGCCCGAAAGGCAACGTCTTCGAGGTCCCGATCGCCGCGGACGCGGCGCCGGGCACCTACTACTACTACTGCAACGTCCACGGGCCGTTCCAGAGCGGCGCGATCACGGTCGTCGGGGCCGACCAGGACATCCCGTCCCAGGCCGATGTCGCGCGTCAGGCGCGCACCGAGATCGAGGCATGGGCGGAGCCGCTGCGCGAGGCCTACGAGCTGGGCAAGTCGGTCGACGAAGCGACCTTCGACGCGTACGGCCCGCCGGAGACCGTCCGCAAGCCGTTCGCCGGCTTCGCGGCAAACGACCTGTGGGTGCACGGCCTGATCAGCGAGTTCATCCCCCGGGAGATGCGCGTGAAGGTCGGAGAGGAGGTCAGCTGGTCGTTCGTCGGGCCCCATACCGTCAGCTTCCAGGTCCCGCCGTACTTCTCGCAGATGCAGGTCGAGGACGACGGCACCGTCGTCTACAACCCACAGGCGGTCCTCCCCATCGGCGGGCCAGGCGCCCCGAAGGAACCCGCCGAACCCGAGGGCGAGGGTGGATCGCCCGCCGAAGGCGAAGGTCCGCCCGCCAACGGCGAGGCGGCGCCCGCCGACGTGGACGGCCCACCGGAGCGCCCCGCGCCCCCAGCGGTCGACGCCGGCAGGTGGGACGGACAGACGTTCCTGTCCTCGGGCATCTTCCACGAAGGCACCTACTCGGTGACGTTCACCCAGCCCGGCAGCTACCGCTACGCGTGCCTGATCCACCCCCGCATGATCGGGACGGTCGTCGTCCAGTAGGCCAGGAGCGAACCACCGATGTCGATCGCGACCGAGGCAGCCACCCCCGGGACCGCCGCCGGGGGTGGCGTCGCGGTACGGCCAGCCGGCCGGTTCACGTCGCGCGACCGGGTGTTCGCCGTCGCGTTCGCTGCCTACGCGCTCATGTCGCTGGGGGCCTTGGCCGCGGGGCTGGTCTCGGCGACGGCGATCCCGGTCGGGTGGCACGACGCGCTGCACGACCTCGGCTTCGTCTACAGCGCAGGTCTGATCGGCCGCTCCGCGCAGGCGCTCGCCGACGCCGCTCACAACACCCAGCCGGTCGCCGGCCTGATCATCGACTACGGCTTCAGCCTGTTCAACCTCGCCCTGGCGGGCTTCCTGATGTGGCTGCGTCCCCGCGACCGCACCGCCCGGCTGCTGGCGGTCGCGCTGGTCGGGACGGCCGCGATCTTCAACCTGCAGGCCTACAGCGTCTACGAGGCGCTGGACGCCGAGCTGCTGGAGACCGCCATCCACATCGGCTTCCACGCGGTCGCGGCGGTGGCGTACGCCCTGGCCCTGTTGCTGTTCGCCGACGGGTCCGTCATCCCGCGGTGGTCGCGGGGGCGCCTGGCGCTGCTCTACGCCCCGCTGGTCGCCGGCGCCGTCATGGGTGCGGTCGCCATCCGCGGCACCTCGCGGGTGTTGGCCATCATCTTGATCTTCGGCCTGGTCACCCCGGCGGTGGGGGTGGCGGCGCAGGCCTACCGCTACCGCACCGCCCGGACCGACGCCGACCGCCTGCAGGCGCGGACGCTGTTCTGGGCGCTGCTCCCGGCCCTGCTGCTGGGCGTGTACGTGCTGCAGCGCGGCGTCGCCGGGTCGGCGTTCGAGGCCTACCAGGGCCGTCCCCTCGACATCATCCCGGTGGCACTGTTCCGCGTCTTCCAGCCGGTCTTCGCCCTCATCCCGGCTGCGCTGTTCGTGGGACTGGTGCGGTTCCGTCTGTGGAACATCGACCGGGTGATCACGCGCACGCTGGTGTACGGGGCGCTGGCGGGCTTCGTGACCGTCGTCTACGTCGGCGTCGTCGTCGGCCTGGGTCGGCTGGTCGGCGCCCAGGGCAACAACCTGGCGCTGTCGGTGCTGGCCACCGGTGTCGTGGCGGTGGCGTTCGAGCCGTCCAAGGAACGGTTGAAGACGGTCGCCAACCGCCTGGTCTACGGCCGACGCGCCACCCCCTACGAGGTCCTGGCCGACTTCTCCGAGCAGATGGCCGAGTCGGTGACCACCGACGAGAAGCTGTCGCGGATGGCCCAGATCCTCGCCACCGGGACGACCGCGACCCGCGCCGACGTGTGGCTGGTGGTCGGCGGGGAGCTCCGCCCGGCTGCGGCCTGGCCCGGCGACGCCCAGGGCAGTGGCCCGGTCAGGATCGACGGTGGGACGCTGCCGGAGCTGCCTGACACCACCGCCGCCGTCGCGGTCCGCCACAACCAGGAGCTACTCGGCGCGCTGAGCGTCACCCTCCCGGGGCAGGAGACGCTCGCGCCGATCGAGGAACGGTTGCTGCGCGCGTTGGCTGACCAGGCGGGGCAGGTGTTCCGGACGGTGCGCCTCACCGCCGAGCTCCTCGACCGACTCGATGACCTGCGCGCATCGCGGAAGCGCCTGGTGGCCGCACAGGACGAGGCGCGCCGGCGCCTGGAGCGCAACCTCCACGACGGGGCGCAGCAGCAGCTGGTGGCGTTGAAGGTGAAGCTCGCCCTCGCCGAGCGTCTGGCCGAGCAGGGCAAGCCGGTCGGCCCGTTCCTCCACCAGCTCGGTGAGGACACGGCCGACGCGATCGTCACGCTCCGGGACCTCGCTCGGGGGATCTACCCCCCGCTCCTTGCCGACCGGGGGCTGGCGGCCGCGCTGGAGGGCCAAGCGGCCAAGGCGGCCGTGGCCGTCCACGTCGACGCCCGAGACCTCGGCCGCTACCCGCAGGACGCGGAGGCGGCGGTGTACTTCTGCTGCCTGGAGGCCCTACAGAACATCGCCAAGTACGCCGACGCGACCGCAGCCACCGTCCGCCTGCGCGACCACGGCGACCGGCTGGTGTTCTCGGTCACCGACGACGGTCGGGGTTTCGATCCCGTCACGACCCCGCGGGGCGCCGGGCTGCAGAACATGGCCGACCGGCTCGACGCGCAGGGAGGCGGCCTCGAGGTGCACTCGCAGCACGGGCGCGGGACCACGCTGTCGGGGTTCGTCCCGGTCCGCCGCCTCGACGCCTGACGCCGGGCGCGAGGCCGGCGGGCGCGCGATCACCGCAGTGGCACGAAACTCGCGGCTGTCAGGACCCGCACCCGACGCGTGCGGCGTTCCTCGCGGACGAAGAGAGTGACCAGTTCCTCTCCGCCGGGCCCGATCGGCATCACCAGCCGGCCGCCGTCGACCAGCTGCTCGGCGAGCGGCTGGGGGACCTCCGGCGCGGCTGCGGACACCAGGATCGCGTCGAACGGGGCGTGGTCGG
The sequence above is a segment of the Actinomycetota bacterium genome. Coding sequences within it:
- a CDS encoding histidine kinase, encoding MSIATEAATPGTAAGGGVAVRPAGRFTSRDRVFAVAFAAYALMSLGALAAGLVSATAIPVGWHDALHDLGFVYSAGLIGRSAQALADAAHNTQPVAGLIIDYGFSLFNLALAGFLMWLRPRDRTARLLAVALVGTAAIFNLQAYSVYEALDAELLETAIHIGFHAVAAVAYALALLLFADGSVIPRWSRGRLALLYAPLVAGAVMGAVAIRGTSRVLAIILIFGLVTPAVGVAAQAYRYRTARTDADRLQARTLFWALLPALLLGVYVLQRGVAGSAFEAYQGRPLDIIPVALFRVFQPVFALIPAALFVGLVRFRLWNIDRVITRTLVYGALAGFVTVVYVGVVVGLGRLVGAQGNNLALSVLATGVVAVAFEPSKERLKTVANRLVYGRRATPYEVLADFSEQMAESVTTDEKLSRMAQILATGTTATRADVWLVVGGELRPAAAWPGDAQGSGPVRIDGGTLPELPDTTAAVAVRHNQELLGALSVTLPGQETLAPIEERLLRALADQAGQVFRTVRLTAELLDRLDDLRASRKRLVAAQDEARRRLERNLHDGAQQQLVALKVKLALAERLAEQGKPVGPFLHQLGEDTADAIVTLRDLARGIYPPLLADRGLAAALEGQAAKAAVAVHVDARDLGRYPQDAEAAVYFCCLEALQNIAKYADATAATVRLRDHGDRLVFSVTDDGRGFDPVTTPRGAGLQNMADRLDAQGGGLEVHSQHGRGTTLSGFVPVRRLDA